The Parus major isolate Abel chromosome Z, Parus_major1.1, whole genome shotgun sequence genome has a window encoding:
- the CDC14B gene encoding dual specificity protein phosphatase CDC14B isoform X2, with translation MKRKTWAEARRRAAPPPPALKRTRGAASRAAGGEAERRRQLPPVGLETCLRIADRLYFAILYQKPKSGAANTHYFCIDDELVYENFYADFGPLNLAMVYRYCCKLNKKLKSFSLIRKKIIHYTGFDQKKQANAAFLIGSYAIIYLRESPEDVYRLILSGSVSYLPFRDASFGTCSFHLTLLDCFHAINKALQYGFLDFSTFDVNEYEHYERAENGDFNWIIPNKFIAFSGPHSRSKIENGYPHHAPEAYFPYFRQHKVTTIVRLNKKLYDAKRFTDAGFEHFDLFFADGSTPSDTIVKTFLNICENAEGVIAVHCKAGLGRTGTLIACYIMKHYRMTAAETIAWIRINRPGSVIGPQQHFLMDKQAELWTEGDIFRAKLKGNHKIAVTRILSGVDDISINNTRNRRTIQKDIELYSDDDETNCLTQGDKLRALKSRRQARAPAASPLGVTLHSSVQKNKTSEPSISDSTDITKRTTRSAARKNSLKSQSVTKTRTVLR, from the exons ATGAAGCGAAAGACCTGGGCCGAGGCGCGGCGCCGCgcagccccgccgccgcccgcgctGAAGAGGACGCGGGGCGCGGCGTCGCGGGCGGCGGGGGGCGaggcggagcggcggcggcagcTGCCTCCCGTCGGGCTGGAGACCTGCCTGAGGATCGCGG ATCGCCTTTATTTTGCAATTCTGTACCAAAAGCCAAAGAGTGGAGCTGCAAATACCCATTATTTCTGCATAGATGATGAACTTGTGTATGAGAA CTTCTATGCAGACTTTGGACCGCTCAATCTGGCCATGGTCTACAGGTACTGCTGCAAgctaaataagaaattaaag TCATTTTCATtgataaggaagaaaataattcattataCTGGCTTTGATCAGAAAAAGCAAGCGAACGCTGCATTCCTCATAGGCTCCTACGCA ATAATATACCTGAGAGAATCCCCAGAAGATGTGTACCGGCTTATATTGTCAGGAAGTGTTTCATACCTTCCTTTCAG GGATGCTTCCTTTGGTACTTGCAGTTTTCATCTGACATTACTGGACTGTTTTCATGCAATAAACAAG GCTTTGCAGTATGGTTTCCTGGATTTTAGTACGTTTGATGTAAATGAATATGAGCATTATGAA agagcagaaaatggAGATTTTAACTGGATAATACCAAACAAATTCATTGCCTTCAGTGGACCTCATTCAAGAAGTAAAATTGAAAATG GCTATCCCCACCATGCTCCAGAGGCTTATTTCCCATACTTCAGGCAACATAAGGTCACCACTATAGTACGCCTCAACAAAAAATTGTATGATGCCAAACGATTTACAGATGCTGGATTTGAGCATTTTGATCTCTTCTTTGCTGATGGAAGCACACCTAGTGATACTATagttaaaacatttctaaatatttgtgaaaatgcTGAAGGTGTAATAGCTGTTCATTGCAAAG CTGGTCTTGGACGAACTGGCACACTTATTGCTTGTTACATCATGAAGCACTATCGGATGACAGCTGCTGAAACTATTGCCTGGATCAGGATAAATAGACCTGGTTCTGTGATTGGACCACAACAGCACTTCCTGATGGA CAAACAGGCAGAACTTTGGACAGAAGGGGATATTTTCCGTGCAAAGTTGAAAGGAAACCATAAAATTGCTGTAACAAGAATTCTGTCAGGAGTAGATGATATTTCAATTAATAACACAAGAAACAGGAGAACCATCCAAAAGGACATTGAACTG TacagtgatgatgatgaaaCAAACTGTTTAACACAAGGGGATAAGCTTCgtgctctgaaaagcagaaggcaaGCAAGAGCTCCAGCTGCATCTCCACTAGG AGTAACTCTGCATTCCAgtgttcagaaaaataaaacctctgaaCCTAGCATTTCTGACAGTACAGACATTACTAAAAGAACTACCAGGTCTGCtgcaagaaaaaacagtttaaaaag
- the CDC14B gene encoding dual specificity protein phosphatase CDC14B isoform X3, translating into MKRKTWAEARRRAAPPPPALKRTRGAASRAAGGEAERRRQLPPVGLETCLRIADRLYFAILYQKPKSGAANTHYFCIDDELVYENFYADFGPLNLAMVYRYCCKLNKKLKSFSLIRKKIIHYTGFDQKKQANAAFLIGSYAIIYLRESPEDVYRLILSGSVSYLPFRDASFGTCSFHLTLLDCFHAINKALQYGFLDFSTFDVNEYEHYERAENGDFNWIIPNKFIAFSGPHSRSKIENGYPHHAPEAYFPYFRQHKVTTIVRLNKKLYDAKRFTDAGFEHFDLFFADGSTPSDTIVKTFLNICENAEGVIAVHCKAGLGRTGTLIACYIMKHYRMTAAETIAWIRINRPGSVIGPQQHFLMDKQAELWTEGDIFRAKLKGNHKIAVTRILSGVDDISINNTRNRRTIQKDIELYSDDDETNCLTQGDKLRALKSRRQARAPAASPLGWLLAMLVSTLCSIVIWWIVCGSLLPSLLFCLDGLRT; encoded by the exons ATGAAGCGAAAGACCTGGGCCGAGGCGCGGCGCCGCgcagccccgccgccgcccgcgctGAAGAGGACGCGGGGCGCGGCGTCGCGGGCGGCGGGGGGCGaggcggagcggcggcggcagcTGCCTCCCGTCGGGCTGGAGACCTGCCTGAGGATCGCGG ATCGCCTTTATTTTGCAATTCTGTACCAAAAGCCAAAGAGTGGAGCTGCAAATACCCATTATTTCTGCATAGATGATGAACTTGTGTATGAGAA CTTCTATGCAGACTTTGGACCGCTCAATCTGGCCATGGTCTACAGGTACTGCTGCAAgctaaataagaaattaaag TCATTTTCATtgataaggaagaaaataattcattataCTGGCTTTGATCAGAAAAAGCAAGCGAACGCTGCATTCCTCATAGGCTCCTACGCA ATAATATACCTGAGAGAATCCCCAGAAGATGTGTACCGGCTTATATTGTCAGGAAGTGTTTCATACCTTCCTTTCAG GGATGCTTCCTTTGGTACTTGCAGTTTTCATCTGACATTACTGGACTGTTTTCATGCAATAAACAAG GCTTTGCAGTATGGTTTCCTGGATTTTAGTACGTTTGATGTAAATGAATATGAGCATTATGAA agagcagaaaatggAGATTTTAACTGGATAATACCAAACAAATTCATTGCCTTCAGTGGACCTCATTCAAGAAGTAAAATTGAAAATG GCTATCCCCACCATGCTCCAGAGGCTTATTTCCCATACTTCAGGCAACATAAGGTCACCACTATAGTACGCCTCAACAAAAAATTGTATGATGCCAAACGATTTACAGATGCTGGATTTGAGCATTTTGATCTCTTCTTTGCTGATGGAAGCACACCTAGTGATACTATagttaaaacatttctaaatatttgtgaaaatgcTGAAGGTGTAATAGCTGTTCATTGCAAAG CTGGTCTTGGACGAACTGGCACACTTATTGCTTGTTACATCATGAAGCACTATCGGATGACAGCTGCTGAAACTATTGCCTGGATCAGGATAAATAGACCTGGTTCTGTGATTGGACCACAACAGCACTTCCTGATGGA CAAACAGGCAGAACTTTGGACAGAAGGGGATATTTTCCGTGCAAAGTTGAAAGGAAACCATAAAATTGCTGTAACAAGAATTCTGTCAGGAGTAGATGATATTTCAATTAATAACACAAGAAACAGGAGAACCATCCAAAAGGACATTGAACTG TacagtgatgatgatgaaaCAAACTGTTTAACACAAGGGGATAAGCTTCgtgctctgaaaagcagaaggcaaGCAAGAGCTCCAGCTGCATCTCCACTAGG ATGGCTCCTAGCTATGCTGGTGTCTACACTGTGTAGCATTGTCATCTGGTGGATTGTTTGTGGCTCCCTTCTGCCCAGCCTGCTATTCTGTCTAGATGGTTTAAGAACATAG
- the CDC14B gene encoding dual specificity protein phosphatase CDC14B isoform X6: protein MKRKTWAEARRRAAPPPPALKRTRGAASRAAGGEAERRRQLPPVGLETCLRIADRLYFAILYQKPKSGAANTHYFCIDDELVYENFYADFGPLNLAMVYRYCCKLNKKLKSFSLIRKKIIHYTGFDQKKQANAAFLIGSYAIIYLRESPEDVYRLILSGSVSYLPFRDASFGTCSFHLTLLDCFHAINKALQYGFLDFSTFDVNEYEHYERAENGDFNWIIPNKFIAFSGPHSRSKIENGYPHHAPEAYFPYFRQHKVTTIVRLNKKLYDAKRFTDAGFEHFDLFFADGSTPSDTIVKTFLNICENAEGVIAVHCKAGLGRTGTLIACYIMKHYRMTAAETIAWIRINRPGSVIGPQQHFLMDKQAELWTEGDIFRAKLKGNHKIAVTRILSGVDDISINNTRNRRTIQKDIELYSDDDETNCLTQGDKLRALKSRRQARAPAASPLGQSVTKTRTVLR, encoded by the exons ATGAAGCGAAAGACCTGGGCCGAGGCGCGGCGCCGCgcagccccgccgccgcccgcgctGAAGAGGACGCGGGGCGCGGCGTCGCGGGCGGCGGGGGGCGaggcggagcggcggcggcagcTGCCTCCCGTCGGGCTGGAGACCTGCCTGAGGATCGCGG ATCGCCTTTATTTTGCAATTCTGTACCAAAAGCCAAAGAGTGGAGCTGCAAATACCCATTATTTCTGCATAGATGATGAACTTGTGTATGAGAA CTTCTATGCAGACTTTGGACCGCTCAATCTGGCCATGGTCTACAGGTACTGCTGCAAgctaaataagaaattaaag TCATTTTCATtgataaggaagaaaataattcattataCTGGCTTTGATCAGAAAAAGCAAGCGAACGCTGCATTCCTCATAGGCTCCTACGCA ATAATATACCTGAGAGAATCCCCAGAAGATGTGTACCGGCTTATATTGTCAGGAAGTGTTTCATACCTTCCTTTCAG GGATGCTTCCTTTGGTACTTGCAGTTTTCATCTGACATTACTGGACTGTTTTCATGCAATAAACAAG GCTTTGCAGTATGGTTTCCTGGATTTTAGTACGTTTGATGTAAATGAATATGAGCATTATGAA agagcagaaaatggAGATTTTAACTGGATAATACCAAACAAATTCATTGCCTTCAGTGGACCTCATTCAAGAAGTAAAATTGAAAATG GCTATCCCCACCATGCTCCAGAGGCTTATTTCCCATACTTCAGGCAACATAAGGTCACCACTATAGTACGCCTCAACAAAAAATTGTATGATGCCAAACGATTTACAGATGCTGGATTTGAGCATTTTGATCTCTTCTTTGCTGATGGAAGCACACCTAGTGATACTATagttaaaacatttctaaatatttgtgaaaatgcTGAAGGTGTAATAGCTGTTCATTGCAAAG CTGGTCTTGGACGAACTGGCACACTTATTGCTTGTTACATCATGAAGCACTATCGGATGACAGCTGCTGAAACTATTGCCTGGATCAGGATAAATAGACCTGGTTCTGTGATTGGACCACAACAGCACTTCCTGATGGA CAAACAGGCAGAACTTTGGACAGAAGGGGATATTTTCCGTGCAAAGTTGAAAGGAAACCATAAAATTGCTGTAACAAGAATTCTGTCAGGAGTAGATGATATTTCAATTAATAACACAAGAAACAGGAGAACCATCCAAAAGGACATTGAACTG TacagtgatgatgatgaaaCAAACTGTTTAACACAAGGGGATAAGCTTCgtgctctgaaaagcagaaggcaaGCAAGAGCTCCAGCTGCATCTCCACTAGG
- the CDC14B gene encoding dual specificity protein phosphatase CDC14B isoform X5, which produces MKRKTWAEARRRAAPPPPALKRTRGAASRAAGGEAERRRQLPPVGLETCLRIADRLYFAILYQKPKSGAANTHYFCIDDELVYENFYADFGPLNLAMVYRYCCKLNKKLKSFSLIRKKIIHYTGFDQKKQANAAFLIGSYAIIYLRESPEDVYRLILSGSVSYLPFRDASFGTCSFHLTLLDCFHAINKALQYGFLDFSTFDVNEYEHYERAENGDFNWIIPNKFIAFSGPHSRSKIENGYPHHAPEAYFPYFRQHKVTTIVRLNKKLYDAKRFTDAGFEHFDLFFADGSTPSDTIVKTFLNICENAEGVIAVHCKAGLGRTGTLIACYIMKHYRMTAAETIAWIRINRPGSVIGPQQHFLMDKQAELWTEGDIFRAKLKGNHKIAVTRILSGVDDISINNTRNRRTIQKDIELYSDDDETNCLTQGDKLRALKSRRQARAPAASPLGTLYVILNQKCHMT; this is translated from the exons ATGAAGCGAAAGACCTGGGCCGAGGCGCGGCGCCGCgcagccccgccgccgcccgcgctGAAGAGGACGCGGGGCGCGGCGTCGCGGGCGGCGGGGGGCGaggcggagcggcggcggcagcTGCCTCCCGTCGGGCTGGAGACCTGCCTGAGGATCGCGG ATCGCCTTTATTTTGCAATTCTGTACCAAAAGCCAAAGAGTGGAGCTGCAAATACCCATTATTTCTGCATAGATGATGAACTTGTGTATGAGAA CTTCTATGCAGACTTTGGACCGCTCAATCTGGCCATGGTCTACAGGTACTGCTGCAAgctaaataagaaattaaag TCATTTTCATtgataaggaagaaaataattcattataCTGGCTTTGATCAGAAAAAGCAAGCGAACGCTGCATTCCTCATAGGCTCCTACGCA ATAATATACCTGAGAGAATCCCCAGAAGATGTGTACCGGCTTATATTGTCAGGAAGTGTTTCATACCTTCCTTTCAG GGATGCTTCCTTTGGTACTTGCAGTTTTCATCTGACATTACTGGACTGTTTTCATGCAATAAACAAG GCTTTGCAGTATGGTTTCCTGGATTTTAGTACGTTTGATGTAAATGAATATGAGCATTATGAA agagcagaaaatggAGATTTTAACTGGATAATACCAAACAAATTCATTGCCTTCAGTGGACCTCATTCAAGAAGTAAAATTGAAAATG GCTATCCCCACCATGCTCCAGAGGCTTATTTCCCATACTTCAGGCAACATAAGGTCACCACTATAGTACGCCTCAACAAAAAATTGTATGATGCCAAACGATTTACAGATGCTGGATTTGAGCATTTTGATCTCTTCTTTGCTGATGGAAGCACACCTAGTGATACTATagttaaaacatttctaaatatttgtgaaaatgcTGAAGGTGTAATAGCTGTTCATTGCAAAG CTGGTCTTGGACGAACTGGCACACTTATTGCTTGTTACATCATGAAGCACTATCGGATGACAGCTGCTGAAACTATTGCCTGGATCAGGATAAATAGACCTGGTTCTGTGATTGGACCACAACAGCACTTCCTGATGGA CAAACAGGCAGAACTTTGGACAGAAGGGGATATTTTCCGTGCAAAGTTGAAAGGAAACCATAAAATTGCTGTAACAAGAATTCTGTCAGGAGTAGATGATATTTCAATTAATAACACAAGAAACAGGAGAACCATCCAAAAGGACATTGAACTG TacagtgatgatgatgaaaCAAACTGTTTAACACAAGGGGATAAGCTTCgtgctctgaaaagcagaaggcaaGCAAGAGCTCCAGCTGCATCTCCACTAGG
- the PRXL2C gene encoding LOW QUALITY PROTEIN: peroxiredoxin-like 2C (The sequence of the model RefSeq protein was modified relative to this genomic sequence to represent the inferred CDS: deleted 1 base in 1 codon; substituted 1 base at 1 genomic stop codon), translating to MPMSLLLPAHHSWEAPGDSPMFPGHKLHPDSGGRTRSGFGCSLSPPEPPGSSRATARLPEVAPTDGNXPLRSIPAPLFLAVAQRPAPFRSSPAFPFRAPMAGAPAAPVTQQVGRARGCGRRPEQEQLREAARCLVLDADGRGVPFQALYAERKAIVLFVRNFLCYTCKEYVEDLAKVPKAFLQESNVRLIVIGQSSYHHIKPFCSLTGYTHEMYVDPQREIYKILGMKRGEGNKVSVRSPHVKSNIFLGSIRSVWRAMTGPAFDFQGDPAQQGGALIIGPGNEVHFLHLDRNRLDHVPINTILHLAGVKTVNFSNKPQIIDI from the exons ATGCCCATGtcactgctcctgcctgcacacCATTCCTGGGAAGCTCCGGGTGACTCTCCTATGTTTCCCGGGCACAAGCTGCACCCCGACTCTGGCGGACGGACGCGCAGCGGTTTCGGCTGCTCGCTCTCTCCACCCGAGCCCCCTGGCTCCTCCAGGGCCACGGCGCGGCTGCCCGAGGTCGCTCCCACGGACGGGAACTAGCCGCTCCGCTCCATCCCGGCCCCG CTCTTCCTCGCCGTCGCACAACGCCCCGCTCCTTTCCGCTCCAGCCCCGCCTTTCCTTTCCGCGCTCCCATGGCCGGGGCGCCGGCGGCCCCGGTCACGCAGCAGGTCGGGCGGGCGCGGGGCTGCGGGCGGCGGccggagcaggagcagctgcgGGAGGCCGCCCGCTGCTTGGTGCTGGACGCGGACGGGAGGGGTGTCCCCTTCCAGGCCCTGTACGCGGAGCGGAAAGCCATCGTGCTGTTCGTGCGG AATTTTTTGTGTTACACCTGTAAGGAGTACGTAGAAGATCTGGCAAAAGTCCCCAAGGCATTTTTACAA GAATCGAATGTGAGGCTTATAGTTATTGGACAGTCATCATATCATCACATCAAG CCCTTTTGCAGTTTAACTGGGTATACACATGAAATGTATGTAGATCCACAAAGggaaatttataaaatacttgGCATGAAAAGAGGTGAAGGCAATAAAGTATCAG ttCGGAGCCCTCATGTCAAATCAAACATATTTCTGGGAAGCATTAGGAGTGTATGGAGAGCAATGACTGGCCCAGCTTTTGATTTTCAAGGAGAccctgctcagcagggaggAGCTCTGATTATAGGCCCAG GCAATGAAGTTCATTTTTTGCACCTCGATAGAAACAGGCTGGATCATGTTCCCATTAATACAATTTTGCACCTGGCAGGAGTTAAAACAGTGAATTTCTCAAACAAACCCCAGATTATTGACATATGA